A genome region from Bradyrhizobium guangzhouense includes the following:
- a CDS encoding amidohydrolase family protein: MSCQEERRTVTRSSQASFKTMPGRTDTHFHVFGPEARYPYRTELTYAPPAATPAAYMALAERLGIDRAVIVQASVYGSDNSRQLDAMREIAGVETRAVVVVDPDVSDEELDELHHKGARGVRFIATRPGSLPLAQLERIASRIRRWGWHVALMLDGRSIVALEDRLQKLPCPFVIDHLADPDAQKGTEQPAFQALLRLLRSGNCWTKISAPYHMNTAAPAYDELEPLVEALLAEAPDRLLWATDWPHAATHGPTPDATDLLSALYSWCDETVLTKIMVRNPAALYGFG; this comes from the coding sequence ATGTCGTGCCAAGAAGAAAGAAGAACGGTGACCCGGAGTTCTCAAGCAAGTTTCAAGACCATGCCGGGACGGACCGATACCCATTTCCATGTCTTCGGCCCGGAGGCCCGATATCCCTATCGGACCGAGCTGACCTACGCGCCGCCTGCTGCAACACCCGCAGCCTATATGGCGTTGGCCGAGCGGCTTGGCATCGATCGTGCCGTCATCGTCCAGGCCAGCGTCTATGGATCGGATAACAGCCGGCAGCTCGATGCGATGCGCGAAATCGCAGGCGTGGAAACACGTGCAGTTGTCGTCGTCGATCCCGATGTCTCGGACGAAGAACTCGACGAGCTACACCACAAGGGCGCGAGAGGCGTGAGGTTCATTGCGACCCGGCCAGGCAGCTTGCCGCTCGCACAGCTGGAGCGAATTGCATCCCGGATTCGGCGATGGGGCTGGCATGTCGCGCTGATGCTCGACGGTCGCTCCATCGTCGCGCTTGAGGACCGGCTGCAAAAATTGCCGTGCCCCTTCGTGATCGATCACCTGGCCGATCCCGACGCCCAAAAGGGAACGGAACAACCTGCTTTTCAGGCTCTCCTTCGGCTGCTCCGATCGGGCAATTGCTGGACGAAGATTTCGGCGCCGTATCACATGAATACCGCTGCACCGGCTTATGACGAGCTCGAGCCGCTCGTCGAAGCCTTATTGGCTGAGGCACCGGATCGTCTGCTGTGGGCGACCGACTGGCCGCATGCCGCAACGCATGGACCGACCCCTGACGCGACAGATCTCCTTTCGGCGCTTTATTCGTGGTGCGACGAAACCGTCCTGACCAAGATCATGGTTCGAAATCCGGCGGCTCTGTACGGATTTGGCTGA